A genomic window from Equus caballus isolate H_3958 breed thoroughbred chromosome 5, TB-T2T, whole genome shotgun sequence includes:
- the LOC102147865 gene encoding putative neuroblastoma breakpoint family member 5: MPSLPSVTSPLVFQSKPVGKLQCPVFPCLIFCYVCASGLGRELQEEEEMNDTCQDSLDEQYLTLSSHHDLSDSCHPPDSPTIPSDEHEICSWLERAQNHEDEEYVEEREPLSKINDQGRVKDREFDFLIRVQARELTQLRLQTREGRELSVLLNQNLKDLLGRSDLNNLWGQAFQEQLAEGCRLSQALVSKLSPEIHEEEAEEQLGSLTPRKYHFLIHDHARKLTQIRQTSREGREVSVLLHQHLRDLLTHSDIGRDWGQGFREQLAEGCRLAERLVCKLSPESLEDDEDEAEQESLTPSLERELQEKEIAKEILQDPSGEQNLTPSSPRDLSASGEPLRSTAFPCDEPQVSLTLEAATPSWEACQQGPLSGNLSFQRSEMQTSQAQLEPSS, from the exons ATGccctctttaccttctgtgacctctcccttaGTCTTCCAATCAAAGCCAGTTGGGAAGTTGCAGTGTCCAGTCTTTCCttgtttaatattctgttatgtTTGTGCCTCTGGGCTCGGTAGGGagctccaggaggaggaggaaatgaatgatacgtgtcaggattctttggatgAACAGTATTTGACTCTTTCCAGTCACCATgacttgtctgactcctgccaccctccAGACAGTCCCACCATCCCATCTGATGAGCATGAAATCTGCTCTTGGCTGGAGCGAGCCC AAAATCATGAAGACGAGGAGTATGTAGAAGAGAGAGAACCACTGTCCAAAATTAACGATCAGGGGAGGGTAAAGGACAG GGAGTTTGATTTTCTAATTCGAGTTCAGGCACGAGAGCTGACCCAGTTACGCCTACAGACACGGGAAGGAAGAGAGCTATCCGTCCTGCTTAATCAGAACCTCAAGGACCTCCTGGGCCGCAGTGACCTTAACAACCTCTGGGGGCAGGCCTTCCAAGAGCAATTGGCTGAGGGATGCAGGCTGTCCCAGGCCCTTGTCAGCAAGCTCAGCCCAG aaatcCATGAAGAGGAGGCTGAAGAACAACTGGGATCACTGACCCCCAG GAAATACCATTTCCTAATTCATGATCATGCACGAAAGCTGACCCAGATACGCCAGACGTCACGGGAAGGAAGAGaggtctctgtcctcctccatcAGCACCTCAGGGACCTCCTCACCCACAGTGACATTGGCAGAGACTGGGGACAGGGCTTCCGAGAACAACTGGCTGAGGGATGCAGGCTGGCAGAGCGCCTTGTCTGCAAGCTTAGCCCAG AAAGCCTGGAAGACGATGAAGATGAGGCAGAACAAGAATCACTGACCCCCAG TCTGGAGAGGGAGCTGCAGGAGAAGGAGATTGCGAAGGAAATCCTTCAAGATCCATCAGGTGAACAGAATTTGACTCCTTCCAGTCCTCGTGATCTCTCTGCCTCCGGGGAGCCCCTCAGAAGCACTGCCTTTCCGTGTGATGAGCCTCAAGTCAGCTTGACTCTGGAGGCAGCCA ctccttcctgggaggCTTGTCAGCAAGGGCCTTTGAGTGGAAACTTGAGTTTCCAAAGGTCAGAGATGCAAACTTCACAAGCACAGCTGGAGCCAAGCAGCTGA